One Phoenix dactylifera cultivar Barhee BC4 chromosome 8, palm_55x_up_171113_PBpolish2nd_filt_p, whole genome shotgun sequence genomic window carries:
- the LOC103704915 gene encoding uncharacterized protein LOC103704915 → MPRKKVVLQPHPTEQARMQCYLTRRNGIKKKVRELSILCDAEIVHIAIPPTGEPSLVLGEHTNLLAILDRFANIDPLIRERRRRQVIDCLKNSYKKKGHEISTDSLLQYNMSGSEEVEECCNRIRELQEKIDAVNRNLSHWRNPGAIDDIFEIIVKEEILHNSLQLVREQKARLEQRNGAPDSTALEVPSFAFTQHTNPQPVRGALCQELPQRDPAHQNASGGPVGIGAGFNLPPYRQIIQNSLGHENPTNLEALLSEYLVNPNHPLSNEVSNNLLPQRVSSFPGMSNVLIVDSITDSSFHPQRQITQSTTNHEFPASTEARREERFGVSNSNACEVPCFDFAPISSQPLEGILNQVPPDRDVALPPLPEVFVEAADNGAGFNLHQHDQTAQSLLCHVYPTNLEASLSANLADPSHQLSTDVSDNLLFQRVSNFPSISNELHTDRLTGSNFYSQRLMADSTTSHEFPATSETWGLINMDRPWEGVLNYVPFQQEPNLPGPSQWENTNMQGLGRIKSCNRDFNFGSSPGYSWLPWP, encoded by the exons atgcCGCGGAAGAAGGTCGTGCTGCAGCCCCACCCCACCGAGCAAGCTCGGATGCAGTGCTACCTGACTCGAAGGAATGGtatcaagaagaaggtgaggGAGCTCTCAATCCTCTGCGATGCCGAGATTGTCCACATCGCTATCCCTCCAACAGGAGAGCCTTCGCTGGTCCTCGGCGAACACAC TAACCTGCTAGCAATTCTGGATAGATTTGCAAATATTGATCCTCTTATACGAgaaaggag GAGGCGTCAGGTTATTGAT TGTCTGAAAAATTCCTATAAAAAGAAAGGTCATGAAATCAGTACTGACAGTCTGCTTCAGTATAATATGTCCGG ATCTGAGGAGGTTGAA GAGTGTTGCAATCGGATAAGAGAATTGCAAGAGAAAATTGATGCAGTAAACAGGAACTTGAG CCATTGGAGAAACCCAGGTGCCATAGATGACATATTTGAGATTATTGTGAAGGAGGAAATATTGCACAATTCTCTGCAACTTGTACGCGAACAGAAG GCGCGCTTGGAGCAAAGAAATGGAGCTCCAGATTCCACTGCCTTGGAG GTACCAAGTTTTGCCTTCACACAACATACCAATCCTCAACCTGTGCGAGGAGCTTTGTGCCAAGAGTTACCTCAGCG AGATCCTGCCCATCAAAACGCATCTGGAGGACCAGTGGGCATTGGAGCTGGATTTAATCTTCCTCCATATAgacaaattatccaaaattCACTTGGCCATGAAAACCCAACCAATTTGGAA GCCCTTCTCTCTGAATATCTAGTGAACCCCAACCATCCACTCTCCAATGAAGTTTCTAACAATCTACTGCCTCAGCG GGTGTCCAGTTTTCCTGGAATGTCAAATGTGCTTATTGTGGACAGCATTACAGATTCAAGCTTTCATCCTCAAAGGCAGATCACTCAAAGTACTACAAATCATGAATTTCCTGCTTCTACTGAG GCACGCCGGGAAGAAAGATTTGGTGTTTCAAATTCCAACGCTTGTGAG GTGCCATGTTTTGATTTTGCACCCATTTCCAGTCAACCTCTGGAAGGAATTTTGAACCAAGTGCCACCTGACCG AGATGTTGCCCTTCCTCCCCTTCCTGAAGTATTCGTAGAAGCAGCGGATAATGGAGCTGGATTTAACTTACACCAGCACGACCAAACTGCCCAAAGTTTGCTTTGCCATGTATATCCAACCAATTTGGAA GCTAGTCTTTCTGCTAACCTTGCGGACCCTAGTCATCAACTATCTACTGATGTTTCTGACAATCTACTTTTTCAGCG TGTTTCCAATTTTCCTAGCATATCAAATGAACTTCATACGGACAGACTAACAGGATCAAACTTTTATTCTCAAAGACTGATGGCTGACAGTACTACAAGTCATGAATTTCCTGCTACATCTGAG ACCTGGGGACTTATCAATATGGATAGACCATGGGAAGGTGTTTTGAACTACGTGCCATTCCAGCA ggAGCCCAATCTTCCTGGCCCTTCTCAGTGGGAAAATACAAACATGCAAGGACTGGGACGCATAAAATCATGCAACAGGGACTTCAATTTTGGCTCCTCTCCAGGCTACTCTTGGCTCCCTTGGCCCTGA